The Musa acuminata AAA Group cultivar baxijiao chromosome BXJ3-6, Cavendish_Baxijiao_AAA, whole genome shotgun sequence region ttctttttatgaaatgataatcgtaatcaaaattcaataagatctataatatatcttacgtaattagatagaatcatataatctaataacATCAAACTAAGTCAAACTTGCCAAGAAACAATAAAACAATTATGTCAACCATATGGAGATGTCAACTGGGGAATGCCACCAAAAGTTTCACAATTGAAATGTTAGTTGACCAAAATTCTCAATGCCAAAAGTTATAAGAAAGAACTGCTTCAAAATGACATCTTTGCTAACGACAGTTACTCCCATAGATGATGTTCTTCGTAGCCCATCCAATCTCTCATGCGGTATACCATCTTGGATTTAATTCTCTTGCAAAGCCTTCATCATGTATAATCTGTTAAAGTTCTGACCAGCAACACTGCAATTTTtaaaacaacaaaagagattAAATTACACATTAATCATATTTTCCTTTCCTGCTAAGAGGCAtgaaacaacaaacaaaatgaaataACACAAGAAAGAAAACACTTGGTTACATTCGAACACCCATCTTTAACCTTAACATCCAGAAGAACAAAAACATTACGTAGAAAGACCAAAGGCAAGATCAAAAGATATGGTGCATAAGATTCCCATGATAATTTTCAATTATGTAAAACGGCTTACAATTTTCTTGATAATTTTCAAGACAAAACATTACACCCCTTATTTTGAGTACTTAATGACCACGTTATGACACAAATAGTGGCCCTTATTGGAGACAGTAGATTGCTATTCAGGTTTAGCTCATCATAACAGTCAGATTAATTTAGAAACCTTCTGTGCGTGTAACCAATAACCAACACTGAAATAATGGCCATTTATTTTCAATTATTTAACATATTATATTGGAGATACTAACTGCTCCTACGGCACCAGTTGCATATTATAGTTAAAAAACATGGAAGACAATAGCAGAAACAACATAATTCTATAAAGAAAACAGTATCGAACATTCTCACCCAAATAACTTCCAATAAATTCTGTGGCATAAAACATATGTGTGAAATACAAACAGGGAGGAAAAGATATTATGAATGTCATATCTGAGCATCAAGTTTGATCTCTGTTAGCAGATCAAAGTAACAAAGAGCAGCATATCTGTAGCAGCATAGCAATAGAATTGGTTAACGAGAACAAAAACAACTTTTTTATACTTTGATGGCTGCTAATATAAGCAGATTTAATAATATTATGCCAATATTACTTCAGATGTCAAATGCTTTAGTTTAAACTTCATTTGTGTTATTCTAGTGTATTTTGCACGCTTCAAAATTCCATATTAAAAAATGATCTACAAACACATACTAGTAAAGAGGATAAGTGGCATGTTTCTAGATGAGATTTAATTACACTTGCATACCCATTAATCTGGTTGCAGTAGTTGGATATCTGATTTGTTATGAGATAGCTATCCAAACGGGATGGCTCTGGTATTGGTTTGAAAATGGGATTTGATGGATCTTCCTCAGGCAGTGGTTCCTCCCCAGCCGCTTTCCGTGCCATGTTCTCCACCCTATCACATAATATAGAGACACAAACtttaaatatattatctaaatcaAAAACAACAAATGCACAAGATCAAGTTAAGATTGTTGCATCAAATGAGCTTAATAAAACCACACAGAGGTTGAACATCACAAACACGCTTTCGGCTGCATAAACTTGGCTTTAATGTCATAGCAATTGGTATCCGACAAACTGAACAAATTGCAAATAGTCATAAATAATCTGGATAGAAGCCCCGATACCTGGATCTTAATAAATCCAAATAATATTACTTATAATCAAAGCATCAAAACAAAATTGGCATACATATGGAAGGACAGTCAACCAACTCCTTTGTTCCGGGAAGAGTTTGAGGAGAACAAACAAGGACACTATCATTTCTTGTATTAATGTTAAGTTCTGACTTCCGAGTAGAATACCATACATGAATGTTGATAAGAGAAACTAATTCATACTCTGTAGAAGCACCTTGAAAGGATTTGTTTTGAATTCATTAAACCAAAATTACAAAAATGTCAGACAGAAAAAGAAAGGATCAAACAAATTTGTACATGACACATCCGGAAAATAGACAAAGGACAAGCTAGCTCAATACAGGAAATAAGATGGTCCAATGTCTAAATACAAAGAAAGTGATGATCCCGTAAATTGGTTATGTACATTTTACCTTCTTTTTTGAAGCCACGCTTGCTGTTGAGCTTGCTGTCTTGACAGATTTCGGTAATAGTACTGGAACTGAAAACAAAAGAGAACAAATTGGGCATGTGAACTCATTTGCTAGAACAAAGAGAGCTAAATCATTCGGTAGGCACATCAAACCTTATTCTGTTCCGCAGAAAGATCTTCCATGCAATCAATCAAAAATTCTAGGTTTCTTTCCACGTATGGAGCAGTGGATAACTTCAGTCGATCATAATCACACTGTCACAAAATCTCCATGTGTTCAAGACTTACAAGCATGAAAAGCAACACTAGAAACTCACAGAATGATTCAGTAGATCATTCACTACAATGGAGGAGCTATCAGACCTGTGCAACAGGGGATTCAGGCTCCAATTCAGTCATGAATGCACTTGCAAGTGCAGAATTAGAAACTTTAATCTGTCCAATCAACAAACAAAAGTAACAAGtataagaggaaaaaaaaagtatAGAACACATGTTAAAAAGATGGTATCTATGATCTTCTACGACATACGACATAGAACTAATAAAAAGATGAGCAAGCAAGtgattcaaatttgccaaaaaaaaaacattgaatgGAAGTTTCAAGTGACAGCTTGAGATAATCAACTCACAGGTATCTCCTCAAAGATATCTACCCATGAAAGCTTCTTTTCTCTCAGCCTAAAAATGAAGCAATCACATGCATAGTACAGAGAAAATTAACTATCAACAACTTGATTAACTTAGATCACAAAGGAAAACATACTTCTCCCCGGTAAAATTATTGTTGCGGTAAAGATCCATAAACGAATCTGTGAGTTTCAAGGCCTTGAGAGCTAAAGCACCTTGAGAAGACCTTGATGGATCATATATGATACACACACATCTTCGAATATTTTCCTGTGTGAATAAAAATGTTATATAACAATAACCTGAGATCAAATATTTTCATCAAGAATAACAGTGATTCATCTAATAGTAACTAAAGCAACATAAAGAACAAATATGACAAACCAAATATATCACCAACCATTAGGATGAGAAAAATAAGCAGTTGAAATGGTGCTAAATGTCATTATGCAATTCACCAAACTTATTAATTAGAAACAAACTGATTGATCTTCATGACTGATGTCTCTAAGTTAATCTTGTATTGACTAAGTTGCACTTATGGGTTGGTTCATATTAGTTTGATCTTGACGTTACTCTGCTTTTAAAACTTAAGATGTTCTCCATCATTTAACTTTATCTGTTATCTCAAAAGAGTATTAACGGCTAAGAGAACATAACTTATATTAGATGTAGAGTCAGCTGCCAGTTTATGGAAGCATGCTCTTTGAGTTTGAGAAAGTTCTGTTCATATCATCCCATGTCAACATACCAAGGCACATGGGTCTGTTCAGTGCTTTAACATACTTTTGACAGGTGCCAAGAATCTTGTGTTTGAAACGTGCCAACATATTATAAACACCAAGCATGCTGGTGAAGCTTATATGTTGCCACCCATCTGCATTTAAAACAGTTGGTATATCTCTTAGACACCCTTGGCTTATCTAAAAGTCTTCATGCCACTGACCCATTGCATCCCAATCACAAGGCAACATCACTGCACTATCAGTATCTGATCCTACAAACTATCATAACTATTCAACCTACTATTGCAGTTCTGGACTTAAGCAACATGGTAAGACCTGAAATCCTCAAAGATATCTAAATTTCATTTAATATAGGACAAAATAATGTGTTTTTACCGGTTTAAGAAAAAGTAATACAAGAAAGAAAACATAAAAAATGAACTATTTAATATTTACATGAAAAAATCGAAAAAGAAATTGCTGTCTCCAGCTGTTTGATGATCAGAAAGTACGCAAAATTATGTCCCTCATTCATTACGTTTAGCTATTCATCCTACAATCGTATGAAATTCATCATGGAAATTAGGGTAACTTTGTAAACTCAAAGCAGTATGATAGCATTAGTATCCTTAACATACCATGGGACTGTATGACAAGGATCTTCACATTACCTGGTAATTCATGAATGTTTCAATCAGCTCCACAGTCTGGAAAGATCCCAGTAAAGTTGACTGGTACCTGAAGATAGAAGGCAGTTAGCTGGTAGAGGAAAAGCTTGGAGATCCTAAATGTTAGGACTTTGGTATAAACAGATTCTCTGCCAATGAGATAAAATATCTAGTTTATTCCCAAAAGAAATGTAGTCaatgaataaataaaaagacaataattaaaagattttttttccaaCTTTCACCACAAACTTTGAACACATTAACAAAGTTCAGCAGGCTAAGCTTTTTCCTACTTTCCAAGGTTTTTAAACAGTTAAAAACTCAATAATTCACAACCATATTCCCATCAATATGGAGACTGTTCCAGGTTGATTCAAATTTAAAAAGGTTGCAAGTAAGACTGAAGCCTAAACCTAGGGCAAATCTAGCAATAGAAGGCTTCCAGAATGCATAAATGGACAGCTAAAGGTTAGCAAAATGTTTCCACAGATAAGCAACATCTAGCAAacgaaataactcatgaaagtcatATTTTTTATAGAAT contains the following coding sequences:
- the LOC103989248 gene encoding eukaryotic translation initiation factor 3 subunit H, translated to MANPMVRSFLQAVSSEEVTPPLRVVQMEGLAVLKIIKHCNEFSPALVTGQLLGLDVGSVLEVTNCFPFPTREEDEEVEADGANYQLEMMRCLREVNVDNNTVGWYQSTLLGSFQTVELIETFMNYQENIRRCVCIIYDPSRSSQGALALKALKLTDSFMDLYRNNNFTGEKLREKKLSWVDIFEEIPIKVSNSALASAFMTELEPESPVAQCDYDRLKLSTAPYVERNLEFLIDCMEDLSAEQNKFQYYYRNLSRQQAQQQAWLQKRRVENMARKAAGEEPLPEEDPSNPIFKPIPEPSRLDSYLITNQISNYCNQINGVAGQNFNRLYMMKALQEN